CAGCTGCTATGTCTGCTGTTGGCTAGGCGCTTATTTTCAGGAGTTGCTGCATGACCGTTTCGTTGGCCGCCAAGTTGTCGGTGTTGCTGTTGTTTATCGGCAGCACGCTGTATGTGCACCTGCGCGGTAAGGCCCGTTTGCCGATGTTGCGCCAGTTCGTCAACCATTCGGCGCTGTTCGCCCCGTACAACGCCTTGATGTACCTGTTCTCGGCGGTGCCCTCCAAACCCTATCTGGACCGCAGCAAGTTCCCTGAACTGGATGTGCTCAAGGACAACTGGGAAGTGATTCGCGAGGAGGCCATGCACCTGTTTGACGAGGGTTACATCCGCGCCGCCGAAAAGAACAACGACGCCGGTTTCGGTTCGTTCTTCAAGAAGGGTTGGAAGCGTTTCTACCTCAAGTGGTATGACAAGCCGCTGCCATCCGCCGAGGCGCTGTGCCCTAAAACCGTGGCACTGGTGAGCAGCATTCCCAACGTCAAGGGCGCCATGTTCGCGCTGTTGCCGGGCGGCAGCCACCTCAACCCGCACCGCGATCCGTTTGCCGGTTCCCTGCGTTATCACCTGGGGCTGTCCACGCCCAATTCCGACGACTGCCGCATCTTCGTCGACGGCCAGATTTATGCCTGGCGCGACGGCGAAGATGTGATGTTCGACGAAACCTACGTGCACTGGGTGAAGAACGAAACCGAGCAGACCCGCGTGATCCTGTTCTGCGATATCGAACGCCCGCTGAGCAACCGCCTGATGACCCGCGTCAATCGCTGGGTCAGCAAGCAACTGGGGCGTGCCACCGCGCCGCAGAACCTGGATGACGAGCGTGTCGGTGGGATCAACCAGGCCTATGCCTGGAGCAAGACCTTCAGCGATAAGTTCAGCGGCCAGGTCAAACAGTGGAAGCGCAAGCATCCCAAGGCTTACCGCATTGCGCGGCCGGTGTTGGCGGTGGTTGTCCTCGTA
This region of Pseudomonas asgharzadehiana genomic DNA includes:
- a CDS encoding aspartyl/asparaginyl beta-hydroxylase domain-containing protein; translation: MTVSLAAKLSVLLLFIGSTLYVHLRGKARLPMLRQFVNHSALFAPYNALMYLFSAVPSKPYLDRSKFPELDVLKDNWEVIREEAMHLFDEGYIRAAEKNNDAGFGSFFKKGWKRFYLKWYDKPLPSAEALCPKTVALVSSIPNVKGAMFALLPGGSHLNPHRDPFAGSLRYHLGLSTPNSDDCRIFVDGQIYAWRDGEDVMFDETYVHWVKNETEQTRVILFCDIERPLSNRLMTRVNRWVSKQLGRATAPQNLDDERVGGINQAYAWSKTFSDKFSGQVKQWKRKHPKAYRIARPVLAVVVLVLLWKWLFG